A stretch of the Buchananella sp. 14KM1171 genome encodes the following:
- a CDS encoding adenosine deaminase: MGGVRDLNLLPKTHLHLHFTGSMRPATLRDLAAEQGVRLPATLTDDVYDVPADQRGWFRFQRSYDAARALVRSEAVMRRLVREAAEDDAAEGSRRLEIQIDPTSYAPFTGGITPALEIVLDEARLASAATGVEVAVIVAASRTRHPLEARTLARLAARYAGQGPGEVVGFGLSNDERRGTTSEWARAFKIARDAGLAALPHGGELLGADHVREVVNHLGPTRLGHGVRTAEDPALLEQVVAAGIAFEVCPASNVSLGVFTETRHVPLKKLMDAGAMIALGADDPLIFGSRLTAQYEAAQNSHDLSNAQMAQMARTSVLASLASESSKSLWLAQIDAWEAAAAA; the protein is encoded by the coding sequence ATGGGCGGCGTGCGTGACCTGAACCTGCTTCCCAAGACGCACCTTCACCTGCATTTCACCGGGTCGATGCGCCCGGCGACGTTGCGCGATCTCGCCGCCGAGCAGGGGGTGCGCCTGCCCGCCACGTTGACGGACGACGTCTACGACGTCCCCGCCGATCAGCGCGGCTGGTTTCGTTTCCAGCGCTCTTACGACGCCGCGCGCGCCCTGGTGCGCAGCGAGGCGGTGATGCGCCGCCTGGTGCGGGAGGCCGCGGAGGATGATGCGGCGGAGGGTTCGCGCCGCCTGGAGATTCAGATCGACCCGACCAGTTACGCGCCGTTCACGGGCGGGATCACCCCGGCGTTGGAGATCGTGCTGGATGAGGCGAGGCTGGCCAGCGCGGCCACGGGTGTGGAGGTGGCGGTGATCGTGGCCGCCTCGCGGACGCGGCACCCGTTGGAGGCGCGCACGCTGGCCCGCCTGGCCGCGCGGTACGCCGGCCAGGGCCCGGGCGAGGTGGTGGGCTTTGGCCTTTCTAACGACGAGCGCCGGGGCACCACCTCTGAGTGGGCGCGGGCGTTCAAGATCGCGCGCGACGCCGGCCTGGCCGCCCTGCCGCACGGCGGGGAGCTGCTGGGGGCGGACCACGTCCGCGAGGTGGTCAACCACCTGGGCCCCACCCGCCTGGGGCACGGGGTGCGCACGGCGGAGGACCCGGCGCTGCTGGAGCAGGTGGTGGCCGCCGGCATCGCCTTCGAGGTGTGCCCGGCCTCGAACGTCTCGCTGGGGGTCTTCACGGAGACCCGGCACGTGCCGCTGAAGAAGCTGATGGACGCCGGCGCCATGATCGCGCTCGGGGCCGACGACCCGCTCATCTTCGGTTCTCGCCTGACCGCCCAGTACGAGGCGGCGCAAAACAGCCACGATCTCTCTAACGCCCAGATGGCCCAGATGGCGCGCACGTCGGTGCTGGCGAGCCTGGCGAGCGAGTCCTCCAAGTCGCTGTGGTTGGCGCAGATCGACGCCTGGGAGGCCGCTGCGGCCGCCTGA
- a CDS encoding 50S ribosomal protein L25 — MAEIIEDRSRLTAETRTEFGKGVARRLRASGKTPAVLYGKGQETLHLIVPAHALFLAVKGNPKAELTVTHEGTEYKVRVQDIQRDPVTTIIEHVDLLAL; from the coding sequence ATGGCTGAGATCATCGAGGACCGTTCCCGCCTCACCGCTGAGACCCGCACCGAGTTCGGCAAGGGCGTTGCCCGCCGCCTGCGCGCCTCCGGCAAGACCCCGGCCGTCCTGTACGGCAAGGGCCAGGAGACCCTGCACCTGATCGTCCCGGCCCACGCCCTGTTCCTGGCCGTCAAGGGCAACCCGAAGGCCGAGCTGACCGTCACCCACGAGGGCACCGAGTACAAGGTGCGCGTGCAGGACATCCAGCGCGACCCGGTGACCACCATCATCGAGCACGTGGACCTGCTGGCCCTCTGA